The Montipora foliosa isolate CH-2021 chromosome 1, ASM3666993v2, whole genome shotgun sequence genome has a window encoding:
- the LOC138003536 gene encoding guanylate-binding protein 7-like, translating to MSTSTNCAVPLCLPNNCKWDAQTGEYSRDKEKRESLKVIDEALDQLRKIKGPVCVVSIAGPCRKGKSYILSKAFDQGEVFPLGHFLDPETMGIWMWVVPEKFKDSNGQELTVVLLDSEGIDAVSSDGSDDHCIFTLTILLASVMIYNSAGVPTRNDLDGLDFILKLSQRIQLRSTDHDQRKGTSATRDDANLFHKIFPHFIWLLRDVVLALPKDCSNIKEYFLKRVFQSSSESKGDNADKIAESILNFFSGFDAFKLPPPSSEPEVVLNLNREEVQDDINKSFKRGVQEFKELLRAKLAPKRSYHDGEYVTGEALASLVNIYVAALNTPGVVPSVQSAWETFVHTKCSEAKMAAIQIYEKAMSTQLKDCKLPCDSDDIREMHKKAIEEGLAVFQAETAGVSAKSSEKYLNELMENMENNLVTLQKRNNDLTREECVALLRRLKKENLDPILGLLTGEGGASVSFAEIIGGYSAIEKGFKSQSRGAKDVCAQVFYEFHPELQEEMKKHMAHLQQLKDYDESLAEEKEQRARQEQERIRMEEEFKRLEEERNAKEREMKLLQEKQEEDRKRLEEQFRADMETQRQQMSDMMAANMNELRADRQAILDQNKTLQDTISSMEEAMNSRNEQMQELQQQMIEIANRPPPSPPSGGCLIL from the exons ATGTCCACTAGTACAAACTGTGCAGTTCCTCTGTGTCTTCCAAATAACTGCAAATGGGATGCACAGACCGGCGAATACAGCCGTGATAAAGAGAAGAGGGAAAGCCTTAAAGTGATTGACGAAGCACTTGACCAATTACGGAAAATTAAAG GACCCGTTTGTGTTGTGTCAATTGCTGGTCCTTGCCGAAAAGGTAAATCGTACATTCTGAGTAAAGCCTTTGACCAAGGAGAGGTTTTTCCATTGGGGCACTTTCTTGACCCGGAGACCATGGGAATCTGGATGTGGGTCGTGCCTGAGAAGTTTAAG GACTCTAATGGTCAGGAATTGACAGTCGTATTGCTGGACTCAGAAGGAATCGATGCTGTTTCAAGCGACGGTTCCGATGATCATTGCATCTTCACTTTGACCATATTGCTTGCCTCAGTGATGATCTACAATTCAGCTGGTGTACCAACGAGGAATGACCTTGACGGGCTAGA CTTCATTCTGAAGCTCTCTCAACGGATCCAACTCCGATCAACTGATCATGATCAACGTAAAGGAACATCCGCTACTCGAGACGATGCGAATCTATTCCACAAAATCTTTCCACACTTCATTTGGTTGTTGAGAGATGTTGTGCTGGCCCTTCCAAAAGACTGCAGCAATATAAAAGAGTACTTCTTGAAAAGG GTTTTCCAATCGTCATCAGAGTCAAAGGGTGACAATGCGGATAAAATTGCTGAAAGTATCTTAAACTTCTTCTCTGGTTTTGACGCTTTCAAGCTTCCTCCGCCATCGTCCGAGCCGGAAGTGGTGTTGAACTTAAACCGCGAAGAAGTTCAAGACGACATCAACAAATCGTTTAAACGCGGGGTGCAAGAATTTAAAGAGTTACTGCGAGCCAAGCTTGCTCCTAAGAGGAGTTACCATGATGGAGAATATGTTACTGGTGAAG CTCTTGCCTCTCTGGTTAACATTTACGTTGCGGCATTGAATACACCTGGGGTAGTTCCCAGTGTACAGAGCGCATGGGAGACGTTCGTTCACACCAAGTGTTCCGAAGCAAAAATGGCAGCCATACAGATTTATGAAAAAGCAATGTCGACTCAACTGAAGGATTGCAAATTACCGTGTGACAGTGACGACATTCGGGAAATGCACAAAAAAGCTATTGAAGAAGGCTTGGCGGTGTTTCAGGCAGAAACTGCTGGAGTGTCCGCTAAAAGCAGTGAAAAATACCTGAACGAGTTGATG GAGAACATGGAGAATAACTTGGTAACATTGCAGAAACGAAACAATGACCTCACCAGAGAAGAGTGCGTTGCTCTTTTGAGACgtttgaagaaagaaaatttggaTCCCATTCTTGGCTTACTGACCGGCGAAGGAGGAGCTTCAGTCAGCTTTGCTGAGATCATTGGTGGTTATTCGGCCATTGAAAAAGGCTTCAAAAGTCAGTCTAGAGGAGCCAAGGATGTGTGTGCTCAGGTTTTCTACGAGTTCCATCCA GAACTCCAGGAAGAAATGAAGAAACATATGGCTCATTTGCAGCAACTTAAGGATTATGACGAAAGCTTAGCTGAAGAGAAGGAACAACGTGCCAGGCAGGAACAGGAAAGAATAAGGATGGAG GAGGAATTTAAACGCTTGGAAGAAGAACGAAACGCCAAAGAGCGAGAG ATGAAGCTACTGCAGGAAAAACAGGAGGAAGACAGAAAACGGTTAGAAGAGCAGTTTAGGGCCGACATGGAAACTCAAAGACAGCAAATGAGTGATATGATGGCAGCCAACATGAATGAGCTTCGAGCAGATCGACAAGCGATTCTTGATCAGAATAAAACACTGCAAGACACAATCAGTAGCATGGAAGAGGCCATGAATAGCAGGAATGAGCAGATGCAAGAACTTCAGCAGCAAATGATTGAGATTGCTAACCGCCCACCTCCTTCTCCACCAAGCGGGGGATGCTTGATCCTCTAA